From SAR324 cluster bacterium, one genomic window encodes:
- a CDS encoding carbohydrate ABC transporter permease produces the protein MKKELPLTNIIRHTLIVFFMLTILLPLAWVLLLSIKSMPDSMRGSLWPRKFDFNHYAYVFEKIDTLPQNLFNSIYVTSATVLITSVCAVLAGYAIVHLKPKGSLFLVTVLVLSLYFPTRVVSIISVYEIQDYLSLINSTNGLILPYITLNLAVSVLIMRSIFQLVPGELIDSARMDGAGPWRTLWLIGIPLAKNGLVVIIIVNFVTAWGEYLLAATLTNDQEVRTMPVVLASAQGGMGQWAWPRIAAVYVIVVLPGIIAFAMAQKLFFKGLMEGALKT, from the coding sequence ATGAAAAAGGAACTTCCACTCACCAATATTATCCGGCACACATTGATCGTCTTTTTTATGTTGACGATCCTGCTGCCGCTGGCCTGGGTGCTACTGCTCTCGATCAAATCTATGCCTGATTCGATGCGAGGAAGTCTCTGGCCTCGCAAGTTTGATTTCAATCACTACGCCTACGTTTTCGAAAAGATCGACACTCTCCCACAGAACCTGTTCAACAGTATCTATGTGACCTCAGCGACTGTACTGATCACCTCCGTCTGTGCGGTTCTCGCCGGTTATGCAATTGTCCACCTGAAGCCCAAGGGGAGCCTGTTCTTGGTAACAGTTCTGGTACTCTCACTATATTTTCCAACTCGGGTGGTCTCAATCATTTCAGTTTATGAAATCCAAGATTACCTGAGTCTGATTAACAGCACCAACGGGCTGATCCTGCCATACATCACTCTGAACCTGGCAGTGAGCGTGCTGATCATGCGCAGCATCTTTCAGCTAGTTCCTGGAGAGTTGATTGACTCGGCCAGAATGGACGGAGCCGGACCTTGGAGAACTCTCTGGCTGATTGGGATTCCACTGGCTAAGAACGGCCTAGTCGTGATCATCATCGTCAACTTTGTGACTGCTTGGGGAGAGTACCTGCTCGCAGCAACACTGACCAATGATCAGGAAGTTCGTACCATGCCGGTAGTGCTTGCCTCTGCTCAGGGGGGTATGGGTCAATGGGCCTGGCCCCGGATTGCTGCAGTCTATGTGATCGTCGTGCTACCTGGGATTATTGCCTTTGCAATGGCCCAGAAACTCTTCTTCAAGGGTTTGATGGAAGGAGCCCTGAAAACCTGA
- a CDS encoding adenylate/guanylate cyclase domain-containing protein yields the protein MNLEELFNQNNIIELSFFNFRNAITAAYFANRDLEIRRVNKNFKKFFPILGNVSNAYFPDVLEQLGLPGRQIDEFVTGLNENGSILIPQIEIEIEGETRVYSLLSAQTHDDSFSYLNGVQGHFVDRTIEMQLRKEKEELLEQRMRDQGVIEEKSKQLEMLAKRLAKYLSPQIYESIFANTHSDLGTHQRKNLTVFFSDIARFTDLSDTLEPEKLARIINNYLSEMTTIAIECGGTIDKFIGDAVMVFFGDPNSDGETEDALKCVEMAVRMRQRVNELSKYWDRLGAPEGLNVRMGIVTGYCTVGNFGSDQRLDYTALGSPVNLAARLQSMAPNNEILVSEPTMRLLDGDVEFLPFDEITPKGFSRPIKVYQVQDFHSEAHRNRRQRLSHQGQNIEVNVLNSADIRAVILELRQLQEEYESKLEGGSLLKNS from the coding sequence ATGAACCTTGAAGAGTTATTCAACCAAAACAATATTATCGAACTGAGTTTCTTCAATTTCAGAAACGCGATCACAGCTGCCTATTTTGCCAACAGAGATTTGGAAATCCGGCGGGTAAATAAAAACTTCAAAAAATTCTTCCCCATCTTGGGCAACGTCTCGAATGCTTACTTCCCTGATGTGTTAGAACAACTTGGACTACCTGGCAGGCAGATCGATGAGTTCGTGACAGGACTGAACGAAAATGGCTCCATTCTGATTCCCCAAATAGAAATTGAAATCGAAGGAGAAACCCGGGTTTATTCGTTACTGTCTGCACAGACCCATGACGACAGCTTTTCATATCTTAACGGCGTTCAAGGCCATTTTGTGGACCGTACAATTGAGATGCAGCTCCGTAAAGAGAAGGAAGAGTTGCTTGAGCAAAGAATGAGAGATCAAGGTGTTATTGAAGAAAAAAGTAAACAATTGGAGATGCTGGCAAAGCGACTGGCAAAGTACCTGTCTCCACAAATTTATGAGAGTATTTTTGCAAACACCCACAGCGACTTAGGAACACACCAGCGCAAAAACCTGACAGTTTTCTTTTCTGATATCGCCCGATTTACAGATCTATCCGACACACTAGAACCAGAAAAATTAGCCCGTATTATCAATAACTATCTCTCGGAGATGACAACTATTGCTATCGAGTGTGGAGGAACCATTGACAAGTTCATTGGAGACGCTGTAATGGTGTTCTTTGGAGATCCAAATTCTGATGGAGAAACTGAAGATGCCCTCAAATGTGTAGAAATGGCTGTGCGAATGCGGCAACGTGTGAATGAATTGAGCAAATATTGGGATCGACTGGGAGCTCCAGAAGGATTGAATGTTAGGATGGGAATTGTGACAGGCTATTGCACAGTTGGGAACTTTGGGTCAGATCAACGATTGGACTACACAGCTTTGGGGAGCCCAGTCAACCTGGCAGCCCGTCTTCAGAGCATGGCACCAAATAACGAAATCTTGGTTTCTGAGCCGACGATGCGTTTGTTGGATGGAGATGTTGAGTTTTTACCTTTTGATGAAATCACCCCGAAAGGCTTCAGTCGCCCAATCAAAGTCTATCAAGTGCAAGATTTTCACTCTGAGGCTCATCGAAACCGTCGCCAGCGCCTCTCTCATCAGGGTCAGAATATTGAAGTCAATGTACTGAATTCTGCAGACATCAGGGCAGTGATTCTGGAATTACGACAGTTGCAGGAGGAGTATGAGAGCAAGTTGGAGGGGGGAAGTCTGCTGAAAAATTCCTAG
- a CDS encoding iron-containing alcohol dehydrogenase, whose product MKLVGNWSYPTAIRFGAGRIAEIAEACATAMIQKPLLVTDRGLTSFDITQRTLELLESAGLGRALFAEVDPNPNEKNLEEGLRVFREGGFDGVIAFGGGSGLDLAKLIAFMVGQTRPVWDFEDIGDWWTRANPNGIKPIIAVPTTAGTGSEVGRAGVLTNTATQEKKIIFHPKILPTAVICDPELTVGMPQKITAGTGMDAFAHCLEAYCSPFYHPLSQGVALEGMRLVKEYLPRAYADGTDLEARAHMMSAAAMGATAFTKGLGAIHALSHPLGAMYHTHHGTTNAVCMATVLQFNRPVIEGLIERAAAYLNIDGGFEGFAAFVDQLNASLGIPRNLDELGVSNPDLEVLTRTALTDPCVGGNPVAMTPENTRQLYENLL is encoded by the coding sequence ATGAAACTGGTTGGAAACTGGTCGTATCCGACCGCCATTCGCTTTGGAGCCGGACGCATTGCTGAAATCGCTGAGGCCTGTGCTACTGCCATGATCCAAAAACCCTTGCTTGTCACTGATCGTGGACTAACCAGCTTCGATATTACTCAACGAACGTTAGAACTGCTCGAATCCGCAGGCTTAGGGCGTGCCTTGTTTGCCGAAGTCGATCCGAACCCTAACGAGAAGAACCTCGAAGAAGGCCTACGGGTCTTTCGGGAAGGAGGTTTTGATGGAGTGATCGCCTTTGGTGGTGGATCTGGACTGGACCTAGCCAAACTGATCGCCTTCATGGTTGGACAAACTCGGCCAGTTTGGGATTTTGAGGATATTGGAGACTGGTGGACTCGCGCGAATCCTAACGGTATCAAACCCATCATCGCGGTGCCAACCACGGCTGGAACCGGCTCTGAGGTCGGTCGTGCTGGAGTGTTAACCAATACGGCAACCCAGGAAAAGAAGATCATCTTCCACCCGAAAATCCTGCCAACTGCGGTGATCTGCGACCCAGAGTTGACCGTTGGCATGCCCCAAAAAATTACGGCTGGAACCGGCATGGATGCCTTTGCTCACTGCCTCGAGGCCTACTGTTCTCCCTTCTATCATCCACTGAGCCAGGGAGTCGCCTTGGAGGGCATGCGTCTAGTGAAGGAGTATCTCCCACGGGCCTATGCGGATGGAACAGATCTCGAAGCTCGAGCACATATGATGAGTGCTGCTGCGATGGGGGCTACCGCCTTCACCAAGGGTCTCGGCGCAATTCATGCGCTCAGTCATCCACTGGGTGCGATGTATCACACTCACCACGGAACCACCAATGCCGTCTGCATGGCCACTGTCCTACAATTCAACCGTCCTGTGATCGAAGGATTGATTGAACGAGCCGCCGCCTACCTGAACATCGATGGTGGTTTTGAGGGCTTTGCTGCGTTTGTAGATCAACTGAACGCTTCCCTTGGCATTCCACGCAACCTGGACGAGTTGGGCGTGAGCAATCCTGATCTGGAAGTACTCACTCGTACAGCGTTGACCGATCCTTGTGTTGGTGGCAATCCAGTTGCCATGACTCCGGAGAATACCCGTCAATTGTACGAAAACCTGCTCTGA
- a CDS encoding fumarylacetoacetate hydrolase family protein, translated as MTPEARQQAAQHFWQHLDSGQRIAELTDAQRPKTEAEGHAIQAAFAEHSSQPIAGWKIAATSKAGQQHLAIDGPLAGRMLMERVLPDQVTLDLQHNLMAVVEAELAFVFGEDLPPQEQPYSVERVLEAVADLRPTIEIPDSRYSDFTKVGKAQLLADNACAWWLVAGAAAPSDWRFADLREHQVQLYRNGQLAGEGIGSNVLGDPREALTWLVNDVNSRGKTLKAGQLVTTGTCLVPVTVQAGDEILSDYGGFGKLRMRVAG; from the coding sequence ATGACCCCGGAAGCTCGACAGCAAGCGGCCCAACACTTCTGGCAGCACCTGGATAGTGGACAGCGCATTGCAGAACTGACGGATGCCCAGCGACCAAAGACGGAAGCCGAAGGACACGCCATTCAAGCGGCCTTTGCAGAGCATTCTTCGCAACCGATTGCGGGCTGGAAGATCGCTGCGACCAGCAAAGCTGGACAGCAGCACCTGGCGATTGACGGACCTCTGGCTGGACGGATGCTGATGGAGCGGGTGCTGCCCGACCAGGTGACACTGGATCTGCAGCACAATTTGATGGCTGTTGTCGAAGCAGAACTCGCCTTTGTTTTTGGGGAAGACTTGCCTCCACAAGAGCAGCCTTATTCCGTAGAACGGGTGCTGGAGGCAGTGGCAGATTTGCGTCCAACGATCGAGATTCCAGATTCGCGCTATTCAGATTTCACGAAGGTTGGCAAGGCTCAACTGCTCGCGGATAACGCCTGTGCCTGGTGGTTGGTGGCTGGGGCTGCAGCACCCTCCGATTGGCGATTTGCCGATCTGCGAGAACACCAGGTGCAACTCTATCGCAATGGTCAGTTGGCAGGAGAAGGGATCGGTTCTAATGTGCTGGGTGATCCAAGAGAGGCACTGACCTGGCTGGTCAATGACGTCAACTCGCGTGGTAAGACCCTAAAAGCAGGACAGTTGGTGACCACTGGAACTTGCCTGGTCCCAGTGACTGTCCAGGCAGGCGATGAGATTCTCAGTGATTATGGGGGGTTTGGGAAGTTGCGGATGCGGGTGGCTGGGTGA
- the nrtS gene encoding nitrate/nitrite transporter NrtS, whose product MHISLRHRGTEYDLLELAFGHGTPKKAFLTALVIGTILTTINHGDDILLRGEWPVFWKIILTYCTPYCVTTWGAITGKLSRRKNSTAQRSDADFAAK is encoded by the coding sequence ATGCACATCTCACTCAGACATCGTGGAACTGAATATGATTTGCTTGAGCTAGCATTTGGTCATGGAACCCCGAAGAAGGCCTTTCTGACCGCACTAGTCATAGGCACCATTTTGACAACAATTAATCATGGTGACGACATTCTCTTGCGTGGTGAGTGGCCAGTATTTTGGAAAATCATTTTAACCTACTGTACTCCTTACTGTGTGACTACCTGGGGAGCTATCACTGGCAAACTTAGTAGAAGAAAAAATTCTACAGCACAACGGTCCGATGCAGATTTTGCTGCAAAGTAG
- a CDS encoding type II toxin-antitoxin system HicB family antitoxin, with protein sequence MKRTMTALIEVCPEGGYWASCREFPGANGQGEPLRTPSKT encoded by the coding sequence ATGAAGAGAACCATGACTGCCTTGATTGAAGTCTGTCCTGAAGGTGGCTATTGGGCTAGTTGCCGAGAATTTCCAGGAGCCAATGGACAAGGAGAACCATTGAGGACACCAAGTAAAACCTGA
- a CDS encoding aldehyde dehydrogenase family protein, whose translation MTKILQCVSPIDGSVYLERETLAPGAAFSSVARARAAQSDWAARPLQERVDLCLKAVTEVGQTVDRMAVELAHQMGRPVRYGGEFGGFEERALHMAKIAASSLESLVVEESSSFRRLIKREPHGVIFVVAPWNYPYLIAVNALVPGLIAGNAVILKHATQTLQVGERLAEAFHKVGIPEDVFQNVYLDHETTIELIRNRQFDFINFTGSVGGGKKMEQAAAGTFVPVATELGGKDPGYVRADANLDTAVDTLIDGAMFNSGQCCCGIERIYVHESLFEAFVEKSAALVKGYRLGNPLLKETTLGPMANVRFAREVREQVTEALQEGATAHIPTFAEDDGGAYVTPQILTNVNHQMRVMRDETFGPVVGIMSVKDDDEAIQLMNDSDFGLTASIWTQNTDAAEALGTRIQTGTVFMNRCDYLDPGLCWTGCKDTGRGASLSILGYQALTRPKSYHLKQT comes from the coding sequence ATGACCAAGATACTACAATGCGTCTCACCGATTGACGGATCGGTTTATCTCGAACGCGAAACGCTGGCGCCTGGGGCTGCGTTTTCTTCCGTGGCTCGTGCTCGAGCAGCTCAGTCAGATTGGGCAGCTCGACCTCTGCAGGAGCGAGTTGATCTATGTCTCAAGGCAGTCACCGAGGTAGGACAGACGGTGGACCGGATGGCCGTTGAACTAGCCCATCAGATGGGTCGGCCAGTTCGCTACGGGGGAGAGTTCGGGGGCTTTGAAGAGCGGGCCCTTCATATGGCCAAGATCGCAGCATCTTCGTTGGAATCTCTGGTCGTAGAGGAGAGCAGCAGTTTTCGACGGCTGATCAAGCGGGAGCCTCACGGGGTGATCTTTGTCGTAGCTCCCTGGAATTATCCATACCTGATCGCTGTCAATGCGTTGGTTCCCGGGTTGATTGCGGGCAACGCTGTGATTCTCAAGCACGCCACACAGACCCTGCAGGTGGGGGAGCGCCTCGCTGAGGCATTCCACAAGGTGGGAATTCCCGAAGATGTTTTCCAGAATGTTTACCTTGATCATGAAACCACTATTGAGCTGATCCGCAATCGCCAGTTCGACTTCATCAACTTCACCGGTTCGGTTGGAGGTGGCAAGAAGATGGAGCAGGCTGCTGCGGGAACCTTCGTCCCAGTTGCTACGGAACTGGGCGGTAAGGATCCAGGCTATGTTCGCGCTGATGCAAACCTGGATACGGCTGTCGACACGCTGATTGATGGAGCGATGTTTAACTCTGGCCAGTGCTGCTGTGGAATTGAACGCATTTATGTACACGAGAGCTTGTTCGAGGCCTTTGTTGAAAAGTCTGCTGCTCTGGTCAAGGGCTACCGTCTGGGCAATCCTTTACTGAAAGAAACCACCCTCGGACCGATGGCTAACGTCCGCTTCGCTCGGGAAGTTCGTGAACAAGTGACCGAAGCCCTCCAGGAAGGAGCCACTGCCCACATCCCAACCTTTGCCGAAGATGATGGAGGGGCCTATGTCACTCCACAGATTCTGACAAACGTCAATCATCAGATGCGGGTGATGCGAGACGAAACCTTTGGTCCTGTCGTCGGGATCATGTCCGTCAAAGATGATGACGAGGCGATTCAACTGATGAACGATAGTGATTTCGGACTAACGGCTTCCATCTGGACCCAGAATACTGACGCAGCTGAAGCCTTAGGCACCCGAATTCAGACTGGAACTGTCTTCATGAATCGTTGCGATTACCTTGATCCTGGACTTTGCTGGACTGGCTGTAAAGACACCGGCCGTGGGGCTAGCTTGTCCATACTCGGTTACCAGGCGCTGACTCGTCCCAAATCCTATCACCTCAAACAGACGTGA
- a CDS encoding sugar ABC transporter permease → MSQDLLQATLLWLLTRGETAKVTTGNLAINGPTPKSWLVEHNNWVFLLPTVLFFLWYQVYPIVRVVWISFTDYKYLTNDPANWVGFDNYVEVLSDPLMWDSLGRAAYFTAMFLPGTIIIPLLLAVLIHGVQNQRLATVYRVILLIPAVIPSTLVFVLWKWMYNYQIGPINHFLVEVTGWFTYRNAPQWLGGTDLTLPSVAIMEVWWGLGYHSVFFLAGLAAIPKDLPEAARIDGAGEWQVFWHIILPRLQPIMLILVILRFGTSMGVIDEYLIFGGFNRESPTYTWTIFMYDQAFKTGLWRQGFAAAIGMVGSLAMMVFVTWLIYIFRSRD, encoded by the coding sequence ATGTCACAAGACCTTCTCCAGGCAACACTACTCTGGTTGCTAACACGAGGGGAAACAGCGAAAGTGACTACCGGGAACCTTGCTATCAATGGACCGACACCGAAATCCTGGCTTGTTGAGCACAACAACTGGGTTTTTCTGTTGCCGACTGTTCTCTTCTTTCTATGGTACCAGGTCTACCCCATTGTCCGGGTCGTTTGGATCAGCTTTACTGACTATAAGTACCTGACAAACGATCCAGCCAATTGGGTTGGCTTTGACAACTATGTTGAGGTGCTGAGTGATCCACTGATGTGGGATAGCCTTGGAAGAGCCGCCTACTTCACCGCGATGTTCCTGCCAGGAACCATCATCATCCCCCTTCTGCTTGCGGTTCTGATTCATGGCGTTCAGAACCAGCGTCTGGCTACGGTTTACCGAGTGATTCTGTTGATTCCTGCGGTGATCCCCAGCACTCTGGTTTTTGTGCTCTGGAAATGGATGTACAACTACCAGATTGGGCCGATCAACCATTTTCTGGTCGAAGTAACTGGCTGGTTCACCTACCGTAACGCTCCACAGTGGCTGGGAGGAACTGACCTAACACTGCCCTCAGTGGCAATCATGGAGGTCTGGTGGGGTCTGGGTTATCACAGCGTCTTTTTCCTCGCTGGGCTCGCTGCTATCCCTAAGGATCTTCCGGAAGCAGCCCGAATCGACGGTGCTGGTGAGTGGCAGGTCTTCTGGCACATCATCCTACCGCGTCTGCAACCAATCATGCTGATCTTGGTGATCCTGCGCTTTGGCACTTCGATGGGAGTGATTGACGAGTACCTAATCTTTGGAGGCTTCAATCGGGAATCTCCAACGTATACCTGGACGATCTTCATGTATGACCAGGCATTCAAAACTGGGCTCTGGCGACAGGGATTCGCTGCGGCTATCGGGATGGTCGGCTCACTGGCGATGATGGTCTTCGTCACTTGGCTAATCTACATCTTCCGTTCACGTGATTGA
- a CDS encoding Gfo/Idh/MocA family oxidoreductase: MTMTPVRIGVLGAGYFGTLHALTVNSLSEAQLCVIVDFSDDALSQLSASLQEIPRFSELSTALENIDVDAWIVASSTTSHVHLAQQLLQTDVFVLLEKPIAPSLVEAETLQALNTSQLGRLMLGNILLFNSEFRELQYQCQQRGGFEYASCYRMRPTSHATHYADENPFFLTMVHDLYCMQSLVNAEEPKTFQAQQHRNSEGVMDLALAQLIWSNGQIATFVAGFLTPDSMSHEGFDRMEIYGTGWMGRISPNPRPFEIWDQGYHPPMTLEMQTRSQPFTGMLTEELRCFCRVVLGEEEIPQGARYADGIQVMRWIDQLVHRIEL; the protein is encoded by the coding sequence ATGACGATGACTCCCGTCCGAATCGGTGTCCTAGGTGCTGGGTACTTCGGGACACTTCACGCATTGACCGTCAACAGCCTCAGTGAAGCGCAACTTTGTGTGATCGTTGATTTTTCTGATGACGCTCTCTCCCAACTCTCTGCATCTCTCCAAGAGATCCCTCGCTTTTCAGAGCTGAGTACTGCCCTAGAAAATATAGATGTGGATGCCTGGATCGTTGCATCCTCAACCACTTCACACGTTCATCTTGCCCAGCAGTTGCTGCAAACGGATGTCTTTGTTCTGCTAGAGAAGCCTATTGCTCCCAGTCTTGTTGAAGCAGAGACCTTACAAGCCTTGAATACTTCACAACTTGGGAGGTTGATGTTGGGGAACATCCTGCTCTTCAACAGTGAGTTTCGGGAGCTTCAGTACCAGTGTCAGCAACGTGGTGGCTTTGAATATGCCTCGTGTTATCGGATGCGGCCCACCTCTCACGCAACTCACTATGCTGACGAGAATCCCTTCTTCCTGACGATGGTTCATGATCTATACTGTATGCAGTCACTGGTGAATGCCGAGGAACCCAAAACATTCCAGGCACAACAGCATCGAAACTCCGAGGGAGTGATGGACCTTGCACTGGCACAACTCATTTGGAGTAACGGTCAGATTGCTACCTTTGTGGCTGGATTTCTGACTCCAGATTCCATGTCGCATGAGGGCTTTGATCGGATGGAAATCTACGGAACCGGCTGGATGGGGCGGATCTCTCCAAACCCTCGTCCCTTTGAAATCTGGGATCAGGGCTATCACCCACCGATGACCTTAGAAATGCAGACACGTTCACAACCCTTCACTGGGATGTTGACCGAAGAGTTGCGTTGTTTTTGTCGTGTGGTTCTTGGAGAAGAAGAGATTCCGCAGGGTGCACGATATGCTGACGGCATTCAGGTAATGCGATGGATTGATCAGTTGGTGCATAGAATTGAACTCTAG
- a CDS encoding RidA family protein — protein sequence MMTKQCFGTSHVPLSPAVRAGDFVYVSGQVPVGADGKVVNGGITEQTKQVLENIKSVLALAGCTMEDVVKTHVYVQDARDFGGFNAVYAGYFPKDPPARTTAEARLMIDIKVEIEAIAYKPL from the coding sequence CTGATGACCAAGCAATGTTTTGGCACGTCTCATGTCCCTCTCTCGCCTGCTGTTCGTGCAGGAGATTTTGTTTATGTTTCCGGGCAGGTGCCGGTTGGTGCCGATGGCAAGGTGGTCAACGGAGGTATCACCGAGCAGACCAAGCAAGTACTGGAGAACATCAAGTCGGTGCTGGCCCTGGCCGGTTGTACGATGGAAGACGTGGTCAAGACGCATGTCTATGTCCAGGACGCCCGGGACTTCGGTGGCTTCAACGCGGTCTATGCCGGTTACTTCCCCAAGGATCCCCCCGCTCGAACGACGGCAGAAGCTCGCTTGATGATTGACATCAAGGTCGAGATCGAAGCGATCGCCTACAAGCCACTCTGA
- the fliN gene encoding flagellar motor switch protein FliN yields the protein MSERASTANKVAADLLEQLNDKVRSELVSHIDEYFQRTDFQKSLAFQNIPEPFNLEGLRQDSGNSQAIETLETQPYQAADGEKAENAPSPLSENVGEEDQKSNSEKELIKAITSQDERQEDPSLENVDSTKENLSSLKENSSENVREEDQKSNSEKEPLQGTLALGNNLEDSLQENTDPPDIIDANLSFQEEETPPSSVNVDFLMEMPLKVTFEVGRTRMDIKDLISLGQGSVVELHRFVGEDLDIFVNGKLVARGELVVSKENFGAKISEIISPQDRVKRMGGLAQF from the coding sequence ATGAGCGAGAGGGCATCAACAGCAAACAAAGTTGCTGCTGACCTGCTTGAACAACTCAACGACAAGGTGCGGTCCGAGCTTGTTAGTCACATTGATGAATACTTTCAAAGAACCGATTTTCAAAAAAGTCTGGCTTTCCAAAATATTCCTGAACCCTTTAATCTAGAGGGACTCCGCCAAGACTCAGGAAATAGCCAAGCAATTGAGACTCTGGAGACACAACCTTATCAAGCTGCTGATGGTGAAAAAGCTGAAAATGCTCCCTCTCCACTATCAGAAAATGTAGGGGAAGAAGACCAGAAATCAAACAGTGAAAAAGAGTTGATAAAAGCCATCACATCGCAAGATGAAAGGCAAGAAGATCCTTCGCTTGAAAATGTAGATTCCACCAAAGAGAACCTCTCTTCTTTGAAGGAAAATTCTTCAGAAAATGTAAGGGAAGAAGACCAGAAATCAAACAGTGAAAAAGAACCACTGCAAGGAACCCTTGCTTTGGGTAATAACCTCGAGGATTCTCTGCAGGAAAACACCGATCCTCCCGACATTATTGATGCAAATCTGTCTTTTCAAGAAGAAGAAACTCCACCATCTAGTGTGAATGTAGACTTTCTGATGGAAATGCCTCTCAAGGTGACTTTCGAGGTTGGACGAACCAGAATGGATATTAAGGATCTGATTTCTCTTGGGCAAGGATCCGTTGTTGAACTCCACCGTTTTGTTGGCGAAGATCTTGACATCTTTGTGAACGGCAAGTTAGTCGCCCGTGGTGAATTGGTCGTTAGTAAAGAAAATTTTGGAGCCAAGATTTCCGAAATCATATCCCCTCAAGATCGAGTAAAACGAATGGGTGGATTGGCTCAATTTTGA
- a CDS encoding extracellular solute-binding protein encodes MRKEKELIYQQQLRQDLLDHKMDRREFISKTLTAGLGLAGVGVISNFGNFAQAQSRPLTPTFYQWIEDLHPGIPQVNSRFPDVNYQIAPVEGFGIERFVAEAKKKDSTWDVYVGQTPFVEMTAMIEADVIEPWDNYIPKDVIDDIIPSIREECTINGKMYGWPFLLDVIGTGWHAGIVKEAGLPDGAPATWQDYLSRADQVIESGAAPFGATFDANGWRSLAPFTHSLSSDVYTSEGLFDFTGDAAIEALMLMKNIMSKSHPDIMLAGTSDGGVNGTPDEVAFAAQRVGYYNKYFNAPLRMAQYWDNPKDLRMGPLPKFAGGEGSTVFWTTGAALFKHGKNKEKAAEYVKALTYDQQIWKDSIAGTETAHPGQLPPYKSLYAGWKSSQPDWLPDFVDLVRGQLDQAKAITNHLFGLQQFQIGKPIWESYLKGEERNPRVAMQKVVDAVQAEMKRG; translated from the coding sequence ATGAGAAAAGAGAAAGAACTGATCTATCAACAGCAACTTCGGCAGGATTTGCTGGATCACAAGATGGACCGTCGTGAATTTATTTCCAAGACACTGACGGCAGGATTGGGATTGGCCGGAGTTGGAGTGATCTCCAATTTTGGTAACTTCGCTCAAGCACAGAGCCGCCCTCTCACTCCTACTTTCTACCAGTGGATTGAAGATCTGCATCCGGGCATTCCCCAGGTCAATTCCCGCTTCCCTGATGTCAACTATCAGATTGCCCCAGTAGAGGGCTTTGGGATTGAACGTTTTGTGGCAGAAGCCAAGAAGAAAGACAGTACATGGGACGTCTATGTCGGGCAGACACCATTTGTGGAAATGACTGCGATGATCGAAGCAGATGTCATTGAGCCTTGGGATAACTATATCCCGAAAGATGTGATTGATGACATTATCCCCTCAATTCGAGAGGAGTGCACAATTAATGGCAAGATGTACGGTTGGCCTTTCCTGTTGGACGTGATTGGAACTGGCTGGCACGCAGGAATCGTCAAGGAAGCAGGACTTCCCGACGGTGCTCCTGCAACTTGGCAAGACTACCTCTCCAGAGCTGATCAAGTGATCGAGAGCGGTGCAGCTCCATTTGGAGCAACCTTTGACGCAAACGGTTGGCGCTCACTAGCTCCCTTCACGCATAGTCTGTCAAGTGATGTCTACACCTCTGAGGGGCTCTTTGATTTCACAGGAGATGCTGCTATCGAAGCGCTGATGCTGATGAAGAACATCATGAGCAAATCTCATCCAGACATCATGCTGGCAGGCACAAGTGATGGTGGAGTGAATGGAACTCCTGACGAAGTTGCCTTTGCTGCCCAACGAGTTGGTTACTACAACAAGTACTTCAATGCTCCATTGCGAATGGCTCAGTACTGGGACAACCCGAAAGACCTTAGAATGGGACCATTGCCAAAGTTTGCTGGTGGAGAAGGTTCCACCGTCTTCTGGACTACTGGAGCTGCTCTCTTCAAACATGGCAAGAACAAGGAGAAGGCGGCAGAGTATGTCAAAGCGTTGACCTACGATCAGCAAATCTGGAAAGATTCAATTGCGGGAACTGAGACTGCACATCCAGGGCAACTGCCTCCGTACAAGTCTCTCTATGCCGGCTGGAAATCAAGTCAACCTGATTGGCTACCCGACTTTGTGGATCTTGTTCGTGGACAGTTGGATCAGGCAAAGGCGATTACCAATCACCTCTTCGGCCTCCAGCAGTTTCAAATTGGCAAACCAATTTGGGAATCTTACCTCAAGGGTGAGGAAAGAAATCCAAGAGTTGCCATGCAGAAAGTGGTCGATGCCGTTCAAGCTGAGATGAAGCGCGGTTAA